From Gigantopelta aegis isolate Gae_Host chromosome 11, Gae_host_genome, whole genome shotgun sequence, the proteins below share one genomic window:
- the LOC121385036 gene encoding neurogenic locus notch homolog protein 1-like, whose translation MTLTGSGESLPVAKNVYNTTGFQSLRAPQSLYPSVETDLRISGRIYCDENYYGRDCLNECVPVALRYTCDDNGQKICTPHMTGEHCNIASPCRSAPCWNGGTCQVESLGPGRGFTYSCRCTEFFRGDICDQGIDDCFVGACQNNATCVDKIGNYTCTCTSEFKGWQCDQDVNECIETPGICRNGGTCENRRPGFHCYCPPGFTGKTCDVEVKDCRSRTGCQNGGTCSRSGISFQCTCAPGYSGQSCEEFVCSPNPCYNNGVCSPNGQGYVCACPRGFMGSQCQLRDLCGSTPCNNGGQCTSDGLTYTCACPENTCGRNCDTCNLCASRPCQNGGRCFSNSASYVCVCPDQYTGKNCELTNYCSGEPCQNGGTCVNERSTYRCRCSPGYAGDRCQTSDPCYSNPCQNGGTCNGEGSSFTCRCRTGYSGSRCTNVEPCANSDCLNGGTCEANGGSYSCRCSPGYYGLSCESRTMCASNPCQNGGTCYFNDLTYTCECPPQFTGRNCLQTNPCYANPCRSGFCQPDGTDFQCTCPKDKWGRRCENDNPCLSRPCQNGGICSSNDNLFTCACVGDFTGQLCEIANPCASNPCGNNGYCRKVNNFNFRCECLSGYSGLSCDVRDPCSGNPCNSNGECSPLPDGRYTCRCRDGFSGPTCRSLSDPCNPNPCSNHGACQRSGTGYSCQCQAGYLGDRCQTQTPCADQPCFNGGSCSYSPDLTSYACACAIGWTGPNCQVPTICRPNSCANGGVCFDDNDRYFCNCPEGFTGDRCESVSTCSDNPCGANGVCRLSSGNPRGFVCQCNRGFVGQQCERGVCSESPCANGGRCRVDLTSNSGFTCSCTPEFTGATCELPNACVSSPCLNRGTCIPQGFRAQSGYVCNCRRGFTGQRCERDIIDPNTVTTTSPRLTQCTNNPCQNQGTCYVSRVSPYGYTCACRDGFIGRNCETKTNVEGSCSSSPCKNLGVCTPGGPRGGYSCRCLNGYQGDNCQTRTFQCAQDRCPNGVCYLTETNEVDCMCPPRTRGPKCEFLAYDCPPGPQPVGFPYPFDCHRWVHCDFGRGFIKDCPGNLHFSTYTGTCDYPFRANCRVRG comes from the exons CGAGCCCGTGTCGAAGCGCCCCCTGCTGGAATGGCGGCACGTGCCAGGTGGAGTCTCTGGGCCCTGGACGAGGATTCACGTACAGCTGCAGGTGTACAGAGTTCTTCAGGGGCGACATCTGCGACCAGG GAATTgatgattgttttgttggggcGTGTCAGAATAACGCCACGTGCGTTGATAAAATTGGTAACTACACATGCACGTGCACATCAGAATTCAAAGGATGGCAGTGTGATCAAg ACGTAAACGAGTGTATTGAAACGCCGGGTATCTGTAGAAATGGCGGCACGTGTGAAAACCGTCGCCCTGGGTTTCACTGTTACTGTCCTCCTGGCTTCACCGGCAAAACGTGCGACGTCG AAGTAAAAGATTGCCGGAGTCGAACCGGATGTCAAAATGGCGGCACTTGTTCCCGATCAGGCATCAGTTTCCAGTGTACCTGCGCCCCCGGATATAGCGGTCAGAGTTGCGAGGAGTTCGTCTGCTCGCCTAACCCCTGCTACAACAACGGCGTCTGCTCGCCAAACGGACAGGGTTACGTGTGCGCCTGCCCGAGAGGATTCATGGGATCGCAGTGCCAACTGCGCGACTTGTGTGGTAGCACCCCTTGTAACAATGGCGGACAATGCACTTCCGACGGACTGACCTACACCTGCGCATGCCCAGAGAACACATGCGGACGGAATTGCGACACCTGCAACCTGTGTGCTTCACGTCCGTGTCAAAATGGCGGCAGATGCTTCTCCAACTCGGCTAGTTACGTCTGTGTCTGTCCCGACCAGTATACCGGTAAAAACTGCGAGCTGACCAACTACTGCTCGGGTGAGCCCTGTCAAAATGGCGGAACTTGCGTCAACGAACGCTCCACTTACAGGTGTAGATGCAGTCCGGGCTACGCCGGCGACAGGTGTCAGACGAGCGACCCTTGCTACAGCAACCCCTGCCAAAATGGCGGCACGTGCAACGGAGAGGGGTCGTCGTTCACGTGCAGATGCCGCACGGGCTATTCCGGAAGTAGGTGCACGAACGTGGAGCCGTGCGCAAACTCCGATTGTCTGAACGGAGGGACGTGCGAGGCAAATGGCGGCTCCTACTCGTGCCGGTGTTCGCCTGGTTATTACGGCCTGAGCTGCGAGAGCAGAACGATGTGCGCGTCGAATCCGTGTCAGAACGGAGGCACGTGTTACTTCAACGACCTGACCTACACATGCGAGTGCCCGCCTCAGTTCACGGGACGCAACTGCCTACAGACGAACCCGTGCTACGCTAACCCGTGCAGGTCGGGATTCTGCCAGCCGGATGGGACGGACTTCCAATGCACCTGTCCTAAAGACAAATGGGGCAGACGGTGTGAGAATGACAACCCGTGTCTCTCTAGGCCCTGTCAAAATGGCGGGATCTGCTCGTCCAACGACAATCTCTTCACCTGCGCATGCGTGGGAGACTTCACGGGACAGCTCTGCGAGATAGCGAACCCGTGCGCGAGCAACCCGTGCGGAAACAACGGCTACTGCAGGAAAGTCAACAACTTCAACTTCCGCTGCGAATGCCTGTCGGGATACTCCGGACTGTCGTGCGACGTGCGCGACCCGTGTTCGGGAAATCCTTGCAACAGTAACGGCGAGTGCTCTCCCCTTCCCGACGGACGCTACACCTGCCGCTGCAGGGATGGGTTTTCCGGACCCACGTGTCGCTCCCTCTCCGACCCGTGCAACCCGAACCCGTGCAGCAACCACGGGGCGTGTCAGAGGAGTGGCACGGGCTATTCGTGCCAGTGTCAGGCCGGTTACCTGGGCGACCGCTGCCAGACCCAGACGCCGTGCGCCGATCAGCCGTGCTTCAACGGAGGCTCCTGCAGCTACTCACCGGATCTCACCAGTTACGCATGCGCCTGTGCCATCGGCTGGACGGGTCCAAACTGCCAGGTCCCGACCATCTGCAGACCCAACTCTTGCGCTAATGGCGGCGTCTGCTTCGACGATAATGACAGATACTTCTGCAACTGTCCCGAAGGTTTTACAGGTGACCGATGCGAGTCCGTCAGCACTTGCAGCGACAATCCTTGTGGGGCTAATGGCGTCTGTCGGCTGTCGTCCGGCAACCCTCGCGGGTTCGTCTGCCAGTGTAACAGGGGTTTCGTCGGTCAGCAGTGTGAGAGAGGCGTCTGCTCGGAGTCCCCCTGTGCTAATGGCGGCCGGTGCAGAGTGGATCTTACCAGTAACTCTG GATTCACGTGTTCGTGTACTCCAGAATTCACCGGGGCAACTTGTGAACTTCCCAACGCATGCGTGAGCTCACCTTGCCTAAACCGAGGCACATGCATCCCACAAGGCTTCAG AGCGCAGTCTGGATACGTCTGCAACTGTCGGCGTGGATTCACGGGACAGAGGTGTGAGCGGGACATCATCGACCCCAACACCGTCACAACGACCTCGCCCCGCCTCACGCAATGCACGAACAATCCGTGCCAGAACCAGGGCACGTGCTACGTCTCGCGCGTGTCGCCGTATGGCTACACATGCGCCTGTAGGGACGGTTTCATTGGTCGAAACTGCGAGACGAAGACCAACGTGGAAGGATCGTGTTCTTCCTCTCCCTGCAAAAATCTTGGAGTCTGCACGCCAGGGGGACCAAGGGGAGGCTACTCCTGTCGGTGCCTCAATGGTTACCAGGGAGACAACTGTCAGACCAGGACGTTCCAgtgcgcccaggacaggtgcCCGAACGGCGTCTGCTATCTGACGGAAACTAACGAAGTAGACTGTATGTGCCCTCCAAGGACACGCGGTCCCAAGTGTG AATTCCTTGCGTACGACTGCCCTCCCGGACCACAGCCCGTCGGTTTCCCCTACCCGTTCGACTGTCATCGGTGGGTGCACTGCGATTTTGGGCGTGGTTTTATCAAGGATTGCCCTGGCAACCTTCACTTCAGCACCTACACCGGAACCTGCGATTATCCTTTCAGAGCCAACTGTCGAGTTCGCGGATAG